The Myripristis murdjan chromosome 17, fMyrMur1.1, whole genome shotgun sequence DNA segment atatttttcatattctatATTAAGCAATACATACGtccaaacagaaatcttgtcTCAAAGAAAACGGACTGGGCTGGAGTGCTGCAGAGCTTTCAGTGCAGAAATGGTTCACAAGCACATCCTTAAACCATATAAATCATTTAACAAATTTGAAACCATCAAATGTGTTTCGGTGAGGGCCATGTTGCCTGAAATGGTTTGAGctattttaaatatgtttaacCACACAGAATgctttttaatatatatattttttgtgccTTTTAAAGACAAGAAATCTTGCCTTTCCTGCAAGGTCTTCTGTACCCCCACCtacttttgtgtatttatactgGTGTTTCTGTGCTTTTCGGCTTTTCAATCAAAAGCTCCCTGCACACTCAGTGGGAGGTGACGTGCGTGTGAGTTTGGCAAGGTcacatcacatttacatgcatggTTTCTGACACTTGGAATGACAGACCTCAGGCTCCGTCAAGATCTGCTGTTTTATAGCAACCTTCAAGCCTATGCACACAAACTTGATCATGCTGAACTGAATACTAAATAACATGAATCAGAAAATTATTGTGGCCCATGCATAACattaaaagcattttatttagCAGTTACTCTATGTGTgacagaaagaatgagagacagacaaagaaaggaaATACCTTAAAATGAGATGATAGAGGTTTCAAATCGGTTTATTTCTTCATCAATAAAACACTTGAACAATCTTAAAAAGTTTGAGGCACTTTGGAGTAGAATAGTAATGAAGGCAGGATTAAGTATTACTATGAAACCACTTTTAGAAACATACTGGTTCATTGacaggaaacataaaatgctCATCATCAAGACATACCATGCCTAAACGTAAGATAAATGTCGAGCTAATTGAATAACTAAGGACGGGATTTCTACCGTAACCtatgtgtatactgtatgaGCCTATTTGTAAAGCATGCATTATCTGCTTCAGACTGCAGAAACTATCAGTATTTAGTTTACAAATATTCAGATTTTCAGTTCACTTACCTTTGCTCCTTCAAATGTGCCACAGCAGGGCTTTGGAAAATGAATAGATAAAGGCTTTTCACTTTGCACTTGCAGATCATCACAGACCAGATTTTAACTGGAAGACGCTCTACTGACACAAccccatttcattattttcatcaaaatatttcacatttagtCTGCTTCCAGCAACACTCACACAAACCACATCCAAAATATTTCCTCAGATATTACACATGCATCTTTTCAAAAATCTCAGTACATCTCCAGTGAATTTTATTTCCCCCCCGTATTCTGGTTGAACTTAGGACTCCTCAAACAATCATGATTCTTCAGGAATATGTCATTGTGCAACTATGCAGTGTTTTGCGCTGCATTTTCATAATTTGACTTAGGCCACAATCGTACATAATTTTCTTGGTGAATCCAGTTCAACAGCAGCGAGGGTAGATCAAATAAATAGCTCAAAGCAATGAAAGTCTGTGTATATTCTGACATTTTAGCTGAAATTAGAGATGTTTAAATAAGTGAAGCACAAGTTAGTCATGACCAAAAGCTATGGTAagcacaaaatgacacaaaagtAACAAAGAAGATTCATAGCACTGTATTTGGCAGTTTATAGGTTCCCCCAATACTACTGATATTGTTCTGATGTCACTTGGAGATCTGTGTGTCCTGTATACCTCACTGTGATTGATAATGTGTTTTCCAACTGTTATTGTACAATGTCACATCATACACACCCTCAATTCATCTCTCAGTGTAGTCCTGGAGCTTGAAAAGGTTCTATCGTTGATTTACCATACGGTATCGAGCATTTGCTAGATCCAAACCGAGGTCTTTCCATTTTTTACAATGGTCGCAGTTTTCTCCGTGGCTGATTTCGGCCTGGCTCCTTGTTTCTCCTGGACGGCGTTGACCCGATTTTGCTCTGCCATGGTGCCCCCGGACACAGGACTACTGGTTCTGGAGGTTTGCTGGTTGTTTTTGGTGCTGTATGTTTGGAAGGCCATATCAAGCTGCTCCTGGGCCACCCGAAGATGACGGTGTAGGCTGGCCAGATCAGAGGGTATGTTCTCGTCTGGGCTGGTGCATTGCTGCTCCTGGGCCACGTTGGCCATGTTCTGCTCGTGGGTGATGAGGCTGTTGGGGATTCTGCTGGGTTTGTCCGACTTCATGACAAGGTTGTAGCCCGGAGGAGAGGCTGGAATGTTACGAGAGAACGGGTAGCCGTAGGACGTCCGTCGGCCCCTGTTCCTTTTCTGGCGGAGGGTGTCCCGAAAAGTGCCGATTCCCAAGTGAAacatctcacacacatttaGGAGAAGACAGAGGCAGCTTACCACAtacatgatgaggaggaagattGTTTTCTCCGTGGGCCTAGAGATGAAACAGTCCACTCTGTGTGGACAGGGTACCCTGTTGCATACATATGAAGGGCTAACACGGAAGCCATAGAGAAGATACTGGCCAGCGAGGAAGCTGATTTCAAAAATAGCTCGCGACATGAGTTGAAGAACGTAGATTCTCATCAGTCCTTCTTGCATAATTCTTCGGCGGCCATCGTGTTTTTGTGGCTCTCGGTTGGTGCTGGCTGCGGCTTCAGGCTTTGCCTCCTGCACCTCCAGTGTATCCTCATAGATCATAGGTTCAGCAtcgtcatcctcatcctcctccaagACATCCTCTAGGTGGTGGCTCTCTCTCCACCTGGCGTGAGGTGGCTTCTTGCGGAGCCTGTGGTGCTTCTTGCGCTCCTCCTCGGAGGTACGGGCTATTTTGTGGATGGCATAACCCAGGTACATGATGGAGGGGGTGGAGATCATGATGATCTGGAAGACCCAGAAGCGGACATGCGAGAGGGGGGCGAAGGCATCGTAGCACACGTTGTCGCAGCCCGGCTGTTTGGTGTTGCAAGTGAACTTGGTCTGCTCGTCCGAGTAGATGGACTCACCTCCCACCGCTGTGAGGACGATGCGGAAGATGATGAGCACCGTCAGCCACACTTTACCCACAAAGGTGGAGTGGTTGGAGATTTCTTCCAGCAGACGAGTGAGAAAGCTCCAGCTCATGGTGGTCCAACAAGCTTTTCAACTAGAATCTGTAAAGATAAAAAAGAATCGATTAATATGATCTAAGAAAATTTCAAAGGCATGTGTTGCCAGTGGATTATAAATTATAGTTTATTGTTGGGGAAATGTTTAGGCTACTATCAGCAATCACCCGTCAAGTcaagtttaatttatttacagaCCAACATACTATGGCATGCCATAAAGCCACAATGAGATGAAAAATAagtttttcaacttttcaacaTTAGCTAATTTCTCATGCCAGAATAGTCACCTACAAATACCAAGCaaattctttttcatttgtcaaaATTGCATTACTTCTACATCCTTAAAAACAGTGCAACCAGAGGCTGAACCAGAAggtgtgaacaaaaaaaaagaatcacattTCTGAGCAATCACACATTTCCCGTCAAATAAAAGACAGTTTCTGAAAGACACTTCTGTGTTACGACAAACTATTTCAACAGGAAGTGCATCAAACCAAGGCAACAGGCTCTCAAAATGCTGTGACTTTAAAGGgcttaagaaaaataaaatctaaaaaaaaaaaaaaaaaaaaagctcacagtacaaacaaatacaataaaattcacaataaaataattagaaataatGTCACAGGGTTGTTATGATAAGACCAACTAGACTTGGTCACACGTGAACACACAGTGAGCTTTACTccatattattgtcattatagcCTTTTATTCTCTATGAACATACCCCTAAAGATACACTTGTCTTTGGTTTATTTGCAACATTTGTGTTGTTATATATGCATAGTCCAACTGACAAAGATTAAAATCCTAGACTGTTAACAAAAGAATTGGGCATGCAGGTTTTCAAAGGGAGgtaacaaaataatagtaacaatTTTAATCTTTTGGCCTAAGACAGAACAGTGGCTGGTGGTTAAAGCATCTGCAACCAGGATGATGCCATTCAGTTTCTATAGCCTTTTCCAACACATGCAgaatttctgatgtttttaaattaacgaaaacacattctttttttttttttttttttttt contains these protein-coding regions:
- the gjc2 gene encoding gap junction gamma-2 protein — its product is MSWSFLTRLLEEISNHSTFVGKVWLTVLIIFRIVLTAVGGESIYSDEQTKFTCNTKQPGCDNVCYDAFAPLSHVRFWVFQIIMISTPSIMYLGYAIHKIARTSEEERKKHHRLRKKPPHARWRESHHLEDVLEEDEDDDAEPMIYEDTLEVQEAKPEAAASTNREPQKHDGRRRIMQEGLMRIYVLQLMSRAIFEISFLAGQYLLYGFRVSPSYVCNRVPCPHRVDCFISRPTEKTIFLLIMYVVSCLCLLLNVCEMFHLGIGTFRDTLRQKRNRGRRTSYGYPFSRNIPASPPGYNLVMKSDKPSRIPNSLITHEQNMANVAQEQQCTSPDENIPSDLASLHRHLRVAQEQLDMAFQTYSTKNNQQTSRTSSPVSGGTMAEQNRVNAVQEKQGARPKSATEKTATIVKNGKTSVWI